Proteins encoded within one genomic window of Leptolyngbya sp. FACHB-261:
- a CDS encoding glycosyltransferase yields MSKTHLLSEPATLSPSLKGKARGHDLFTFLQIFEREGGIQSYVKDILSAYLALNAQPRADVMLLRDGPGCPNPFENSRFKFHYFKSQSEAAGRARFTAALLTQLIRQRPRQVFCGHIKLATLVQSFCQPLGIPYTVLTYGKEVWSPLSPREQQALQRAAAVWTISRYSRDQLCSANNLALDRVQLLPCVVDTHRFTPGPKSSALVERYGLSGAKVLMTVARLWSGDIYKGVDVTIRALPTIAQAFPDIKYLVIGRGDDQPRLAQLARDLGVADQVVFAGFVPTEDLPEHYRVADAYVMPSQEGFGIVYLEALACGLPVLSGDADGSADPLQDGRLGWRVPHRDAAAVATACIEMLRGEDRRCNGAFLREQILQTFGLEAHQRRVADLLQVSSPRPSPHPSVASATSYTE; encoded by the coding sequence ATGAGTAAAACTCACTTGCTTAGCGAACCAGCAACTCTAAGTCCTAGCCTCAAGGGGAAAGCCAGAGGCCACGATCTATTTACTTTTTTGCAAATCTTTGAGCGCGAAGGGGGAATTCAGTCTTATGTCAAGGATATCCTGTCAGCCTATCTAGCTCTAAACGCTCAACCTCGCGCCGATGTAATGCTGCTACGGGATGGGCCTGGCTGTCCCAACCCCTTCGAGAATAGTCGCTTCAAGTTTCACTATTTCAAATCCCAATCCGAAGCCGCTGGGCGAGCGCGGTTTACGGCTGCCTTGCTTACCCAGCTGATCCGACAACGGCCTAGGCAGGTGTTTTGTGGGCATATCAAGCTGGCAACTCTGGTTCAATCCTTCTGCCAACCACTGGGAATTCCCTACACCGTGCTGACCTATGGCAAAGAGGTCTGGTCACCCCTATCGCCCCGTGAGCAACAAGCCCTTCAACGAGCAGCAGCCGTTTGGACGATTAGCCGTTACAGCCGAGATCAGCTCTGCTCAGCCAACAATCTCGCACTGGACCGAGTGCAACTACTGCCGTGTGTGGTTGATACCCACCGCTTTACTCCTGGGCCAAAGTCCTCGGCTCTGGTGGAGCGCTATGGCCTAAGCGGGGCCAAAGTATTGATGACCGTCGCACGCTTATGGTCTGGCGACATTTACAAGGGCGTAGACGTCACAATTCGGGCACTGCCAACGATTGCCCAGGCGTTCCCAGATATTAAATATCTCGTGATTGGGCGAGGAGATGATCAGCCTCGTCTCGCTCAACTGGCACGAGATTTGGGGGTCGCTGACCAAGTAGTGTTCGCAGGCTTTGTGCCCACTGAGGATCTGCCGGAACACTATCGAGTCGCTGACGCCTACGTTATGCCCTCACAAGAAGGTTTCGGTATCGTCTATCTGGAAGCGCTAGCCTGCGGCTTGCCAGTTCTATCCGGTGATGCTGATGGCTCTGCCGATCCTCTTCAAGATGGGCGGTTAGGCTGGCGAGTTCCCCACCGCGATGCGGCAGCTGTCGCTACAGCTTGTATCGAGATGTTACGGGGTGAAGATCGTCGCTGTAATGGCGCTTTTCTACGGGAGCAAATTCTCCAAACCTTTGGCCTAGAAGCTCATCAGCGGCGTGTCGCTGACTTGCTACAGGTATCTAGCCCCAGGCCATCTCCGCATCCTAGTGTTGCATCGGCTACCAGCTACACTGAGTAG
- a CDS encoding GDP-mannose 4,6-dehydratase has product MVKTALITGITGQDGYYLSRLLLEKHYRVVGLVPPNRQSSVAKLGALADQVEIYSVALTDPVALAEAVEQLQPQEIYNLTAPSFVPDSWKDPLATLDLVTGTATRLLDAVRQAGLATRFYQASSSEMFGQVDQSPQDENTPFRPMNPYAAAKVHAHWTMVHHRQRYGLFACSGILYNHESPLRPPNFVTRKVSLGVASIKLGLSDQLEMGNLDAKRDWGYAGDHVEAMWRMLQADEPEDYVIGTGQLHSVRELIATAFACVDLDWSRYVVVEPGLLRSDEHFHLVANPSKAKQNLDWQPQISFEALLAKMVQRDMDRLKSGTASSPLSVN; this is encoded by the coding sequence ATGGTCAAAACAGCGCTGATCACGGGCATCACTGGCCAGGATGGCTACTACCTTAGCCGTCTGCTTCTGGAGAAGCATTACCGGGTAGTCGGACTAGTTCCACCTAACCGGCAGAGTAGTGTTGCCAAACTCGGTGCTCTCGCCGACCAAGTTGAAATTTACTCAGTTGCCCTAACCGATCCGGTTGCGCTCGCAGAGGCAGTAGAGCAGCTCCAGCCTCAAGAGATTTACAACCTTACTGCTCCCAGCTTTGTGCCGGATTCCTGGAAAGATCCCTTGGCAACCCTAGACCTGGTCACTGGGACTGCTACTCGACTGTTGGATGCCGTGCGGCAGGCAGGTCTGGCAACTCGCTTCTATCAAGCCAGTAGCTCAGAAATGTTTGGTCAGGTCGATCAGTCTCCCCAGGATGAAAACACGCCCTTCCGTCCTATGAATCCGTATGCGGCAGCAAAAGTACATGCCCATTGGACCATGGTGCATCACCGCCAGCGCTACGGTCTGTTTGCTTGCAGTGGCATTCTGTACAACCACGAATCGCCCTTGCGTCCACCCAACTTTGTCACTCGCAAAGTTTCTCTAGGCGTCGCGTCGATCAAATTGGGTCTGAGCGACCAATTGGAGATGGGTAACCTGGATGCCAAGCGGGATTGGGGCTACGCTGGCGACCATGTTGAGGCTATGTGGCGAATGCTTCAGGCGGATGAGCCTGAGGATTATGTGATTGGCACAGGTCAGTTGCATAGCGTGCGGGAGCTGATCGCAACAGCTTTTGCCTGCGTGGACTTAGATTGGAGCCGCTACGTAGTTGTGGAGCCTGGATTGCTGCGTTCGGATGAGCACTTTCACCTGGTAGCAAACCCAAGCAAAGCTAAGCAAAACCTCGATTGGCAACCTCAAATTAGTTTTGAGGCTCTGCTTGCAAAGATGGTCCAGAGGGATATGGACCGTCTTAAATCTGGAACCGCAAGCTCGCCGCTGTCCGTAAACTAG
- a CDS encoding ATP-binding protein, with product MFAQADLEVNSDLHALTQVQEWFEAFCAEQIACEDCGELRQWLGTQVYPLSLALAEGFTNAVRHAHHNLPLSTPVVLQIQLDEKRLAIRIWDYGKPFDPSTLKEPSPGTLQEGGYGWYLLRRLADDLHYIRTDRERNCLEIVKYASPTANSHSSELNG from the coding sequence ATGTTTGCCCAAGCTGATCTCGAAGTAAACAGCGACTTGCACGCTCTAACGCAGGTGCAAGAGTGGTTTGAGGCGTTCTGTGCGGAGCAGATTGCCTGCGAAGACTGTGGAGAGCTACGGCAATGGCTGGGCACGCAGGTTTACCCGCTGAGCTTAGCCTTGGCAGAGGGGTTCACCAATGCTGTACGCCACGCTCATCACAACTTGCCCCTGAGCACACCGGTTGTTTTGCAGATCCAGTTAGATGAGAAACGACTGGCAATTCGCATTTGGGATTATGGCAAGCCTTTCGATCCTAGTACTTTAAAAGAACCGTCGCCTGGCACGTTGCAGGAGGGTGGCTATGGTTGGTACCTGCTGCGGCGTTTGGCTGATGATTTGCATTACATCCGGACTGATCGGGAACGCAACTGCCTAGAAATTGTCAAATATGCCTCTCCTACCGCCAATTCTCATTCCTCTGAGCTGAACGGCTAA
- a CDS encoding Ycf66 family protein, whose translation MLAYILSILTGLGSLAVYLAAFFFPAIHRQSDFIWSGVGLFYALALWVYAAQETGGLLLSQIAAVALLGWFGWQTLSLRLQVDSQETVRQTLRLQELDRQATQKDAQPLQTSQAATEPGQVKLVGDDRTTAAFELPESPDLLDCEFDSEAQAADPWDAEPVQPQPSVPPPEA comes from the coding sequence ATGCTGGCTTACATCCTATCGATCCTGACTGGGCTAGGAAGTCTGGCGGTTTACCTGGCTGCTTTTTTCTTTCCAGCCATTCATCGCCAAAGCGACTTTATCTGGAGTGGCGTGGGACTTTTCTACGCCTTGGCCCTGTGGGTCTATGCGGCTCAGGAAACGGGGGGGCTCCTCCTCAGTCAGATCGCTGCAGTTGCACTCTTGGGTTGGTTCGGCTGGCAAACTCTTTCATTGCGCTTGCAAGTTGACAGCCAAGAGACAGTCCGGCAAACGCTTCGCCTGCAAGAACTGGATCGTCAGGCTACCCAAAAAGATGCCCAACCGCTTCAAACCAGTCAGGCTGCAACCGAACCTGGCCAGGTAAAACTGGTCGGCGACGATCGCACCACCGCAGCTTTTGAGCTGCCTGAATCCCCAGATCTATTGGATTGCGAGTTCGATTCGGAGGCTCAAGCCGCAGATCCTTGGGATGCGGAACCGGTCCAACCCCAACCCTCGGTGCCGCCGCCAGAGGCTTAG